The Deltaproteobacteria bacterium IMCC39524 genomic interval TTATGGAAGATCTGAAAGAAAAACTGCCCCTTTCAATTGTTGCAGAGAAAATGAATACCACCCCCTTGAATGTTCTCATGCACATCAAGCGTAACCTGTTGCATGGAGTCGAAGAAGATGGCGTCTGGATGATCGATTGCCAGAGTCTCGAGGTCCTGCTGACAAAAACCGGTGGCAGCAAGGCCGAAGACGTGTGTGCCAGCGGTTGCAGCAAAAAACACTCCTGCGGCGGTGGTTGCAGTTAACGAAAGAGGGAATCATTATGGAACTCGAAATAAAACCTTCGGATCTTTACTTTAAATACCGCCGCAACAAGGAGTTGCGTGGTGAACCCAAATTTACCGGCAAGCCCGATTCCAACACTTATGATCGCGACGATCTCTACGACGTAATTCCCATGCTCAGCGCTGTGATGGATAAACTGCAGTGCCAGGACGCCAACGTCCTTCATCGCCTGGAAGAATTGGCCGGTGATGAAATGCCGAAATTCATAACCAGCCGTGAAGAGGTCTTTGATTTTCTGGTGAATGTCATGGGTGACATGCTTGGACAACCAACGGGTCTCAGCACGGATGACGCGGTTCACGAAGAAACAAAACCATAATGAAAGAGATCATTGGTGATATGTGGCAGGAGCACGCAGAAGGCGCTGTCGTGGCGATCACCACAAACGGTGCGGTGAATAAGGTCGGCAGGGCCGTTATGTTGCGTGGCTGTGCACGCCAGGCGAGGGAGCATTTCCCGGAGCTCATGAAAACGCTCGGTTCCTTGATTAGTCAGCACGGCAACCATGTCTTCGATCTCGGCCATCAAATCGTCAGCTTTCCGGTTGAAACTGATCCATACCAGGTTCCGGAAATGGGTTTGATCGAGCAGTCCTGCCGGGAGCTGGTTGAACTTGCCGATTACAAAGGCTGGCAGAAGGTTGTCGTGCCGCGCCCTGGTTGCGGTGGTGGCGGCCTGGAATGGCTGGAGGTAAAGACCATTCT includes:
- a CDS encoding ADP-ribose-binding protein, which translates into the protein MKEIIGDMWQEHAEGAVVAITTNGAVNKVGRAVMLRGCARQAREHFPELMKTLGSLISQHGNHVFDLGHQIVSFPVETDPYQVPEMGLIEQSCRELVELADYKGWQKVVVPRPGCGGGGLEWLEVKTILERHFDERFHVITIQEQ